A genomic stretch from Desulfobacterales bacterium includes:
- a CDS encoding AAA family ATPase, whose protein sequence is MSPDNTRVEAMDASATANVIYLKERSFFMLKKDLILRNPLRLLGNEQETILSPGGFGAILARAGVGKTSLMVQLALNTLLGNRNVLHISMNDPVKKVSLWYEEVFRHIADKYQLAQIDQLWEGILPHRFIMTFKVEVFSVPKLEERLTDLTEQGIFFPNMIIIDGLPFTESAREMLQELKQLALKHALHVWFSVRTHRHETVDTDPDGVPSAFQNVADLFEVLIGLKPEGEEIHVRVLKGGSADRDPRGLQLDPATMLIMDIADKAAAV, encoded by the coding sequence TACGGCCAATGTGATATATCTGAAAGAAAGGAGTTTCTTTATGCTGAAAAAGGACCTGATCCTCCGGAACCCGTTGCGGCTCCTGGGAAATGAGCAGGAAACCATTCTGTCACCGGGCGGCTTCGGCGCCATCCTGGCGCGCGCCGGCGTGGGCAAGACATCCCTGATGGTGCAGCTCGCCCTCAATACCCTCTTGGGCAACCGGAACGTTCTGCATATCAGCATGAATGATCCGGTAAAAAAAGTCAGCCTCTGGTACGAAGAGGTTTTCCGGCATATTGCTGATAAATACCAGCTGGCACAGATAGATCAGCTCTGGGAAGGGATCCTGCCGCACCGGTTTATCATGACGTTTAAAGTCGAGGTGTTCAGCGTGCCCAAACTGGAAGAACGCCTCACCGACCTGACCGAGCAGGGCATTTTTTTTCCCAACATGATCATCATCGACGGGCTCCCCTTTACGGAAAGCGCCCGTGAAATGCTGCAGGAATTAAAACAATTGGCCTTGAAGCATGCCCTGCATGTCTGGTTTTCCGTTCGCACCCATCGCCATGAAACCGTTGATACAGACCCCGACGGCGTCCCCTCCGCGTTTCAGAATGTCGCCGACTTGTTTGAGGTGTTGATCGGCCTGAAGCCCGAAGGCGAAGAAATTCATGTCCGGGTCTTGAAAGGCGGCAGTGCGGACAGGGACCCCAGGGGGTTGCAGCTGGACCCGGCCACCATGCTGATCATGGATATCGCCGACAAGGCAGCTGCCGTCTGA
- a CDS encoding alpha/beta fold hydrolase, which produces MNPFAYRTTGLAIKTLSSLLKARIYFHGEENIPKGPTLFVINHFTRIETLLMPYHINRLTGIPIWSLADFSLFKGAFGSFLNSVGGVSTKNPDRDRLIVKTLLTGEAAWIIFPEGRMVKSKKTVEKGHFMITAAGARHPPHTGAATLALRTEFYRRRLREIRSAAPEEAERLLDLFKIDTMAAVSQVSTHIVPVNITYYPIRAKENTLSDLAAQLVENLPERMKEELMTEGTMFLSGVDIDVRFGRPIDIAPYLDEAKIGRDIAARGAINFDDPIPSRQLMRKVSVRVMQRYMSDIYSLTTVNHDHLFSSILRLMPARKIDRYDLRQRAFLAAALDLKDFCVYFHQALQQDQIHLLADDSFHKFRDFLSLSLEKGVLDRQRNNLVKNKSKFTSPLNFHRIRIDNPVEVIANEVEPLTQLQRRLKRLAWTPKFWVRRQIDAHLLKLAESEFQTDYKTFFIKGESKPLDSGRPYLIRGRSRDIGVLVIHGYMASPLEVKELAEYLGRQGLWVFAPRLKGHGTSPADLATRTYKDWVKSVDLGYGIIRNHCRRVVVGGFSTGAGLALDLAARIKDIAGIFAVSPPMRLQDFSSKFVPAVDGWNRIMKRVHWEGAQKEFVENRPENPHINYVRNPVAGIRELERLMEALAPKLGEITSPALVIQSRRDPVVDPKGSRRAFEQLGSADKAYTLFNFNRHGILLGPGAERVHRAINDFIMHLK; this is translated from the coding sequence ATGAATCCATTCGCCTATCGGACAACCGGCCTGGCCATCAAAACCCTGTCGAGTCTCTTAAAGGCCCGCATCTACTTTCACGGGGAAGAAAACATCCCCAAAGGGCCCACCCTATTCGTCATCAATCACTTTACCCGAATTGAAACCCTGCTGATGCCGTATCACATCAACCGGCTGACAGGCATTCCGATATGGTCGCTGGCCGACTTCAGTCTGTTCAAGGGCGCTTTCGGAAGCTTTCTCAATTCGGTGGGGGGGGTATCCACCAAAAACCCCGACCGGGACCGACTGATCGTAAAAACCCTGCTCACGGGCGAGGCCGCCTGGATCATTTTTCCTGAGGGCCGGATGGTCAAAAGCAAAAAGACCGTTGAAAAAGGACACTTCATGATCACGGCTGCCGGCGCCAGGCACCCGCCCCACACCGGTGCGGCGACACTGGCGTTGCGAACGGAATTTTACCGCCGGCGCCTGAGAGAGATCCGCAGCGCGGCGCCGGAAGAGGCTGAAAGGCTCCTGGACCTTTTCAAGATCGATACAATGGCGGCGGTTTCTCAGGTCAGCACCCATATCGTTCCGGTGAACATCACCTACTATCCGATCCGGGCCAAGGAAAACACCCTCAGCGATTTGGCGGCCCAGCTGGTTGAAAATCTGCCGGAACGTATGAAGGAAGAGCTGATGACCGAGGGGACCATGTTTTTGTCCGGTGTTGATATCGATGTCCGCTTCGGCCGGCCCATCGACATCGCACCCTATCTGGACGAGGCCAAAATAGGCCGGGACATTGCCGCAAGGGGCGCAATCAACTTTGACGATCCCATCCCGTCCCGGCAATTGATGCGCAAGGTATCCGTCCGGGTGATGCAGCGGTATATGTCCGATATTTACAGCCTGACCACCGTCAACCATGATCATCTGTTCAGTTCGATCCTGCGGTTGATGCCGGCCCGCAAGATCGACCGCTACGATCTGCGTCAGCGGGCATTTCTGGCAGCCGCCCTGGACCTGAAGGATTTCTGCGTGTATTTCCACCAGGCCCTCCAGCAGGATCAGATCCACCTGCTGGCGGATGATTCTTTTCACAAGTTCAGGGACTTTCTGTCCCTGTCCCTTGAAAAAGGGGTTTTAGATCGGCAGCGGAACAACCTGGTAAAAAACAAATCTAAATTTACATCGCCGCTGAACTTTCATCGCATTCGCATCGACAACCCGGTGGAAGTCATTGCCAATGAGGTGGAGCCGCTGACACAGCTGCAGCGGCGGCTCAAACGGCTGGCATGGACGCCGAAATTCTGGGTCCGCCGGCAGATCGACGCGCATCTGCTGAAGCTGGCTGAAAGTGAATTCCAGACGGATTATAAAACTTTTTTCATAAAGGGGGAATCCAAACCGTTGGACAGCGGCCGGCCGTATCTGATCCGGGGGAGGTCCCGGGATATCGGCGTGCTGGTGATACACGGATACATGGCATCGCCGCTGGAGGTGAAAGAACTGGCGGAATACCTGGGGCGGCAGGGGCTCTGGGTTTTTGCCCCGCGCCTCAAAGGGCACGGCACATCTCCCGCGGACCTGGCAACGCGAACCTATAAGGACTGGGTCAAGTCGGTGGACTTGGGCTACGGCATCATCCGGAACCACTGCCGGCGGGTCGTCGTGGGCGGGTTTTCCACCGGCGCCGGTCTGGCGCTGGACCTTGCCGCCCGGATAAAGGACATTGCGGGGATCTTTGCGGTTTCGCCGCCGATGCGGCTGCAGGACTTTTCTTCCAAATTCGTTCCGGCGGTGGATGGTTGGAACCGGATCATGAAAAGGGTGCACTGGGAAGGCGCCCAAAAAGAATTTGTGGAAAACAGGCCTGAAAACCCGCATATCAATTATGTGCGGAATCCGGTGGCGGGCATCAGGGAGCTGGAGCGCCTGATGGAAGCGCTGGCGCCCAAGCTGGGGGAAATCACATCTCCGGCGCTGGTAATACAGTCACGCCGGGATCCGGTCGTGGATCCCAAAGGGTCCCGCCGTGCGTTCGAACAGCTGGGGTCTGCCGACAAAGCGTACACCCTGTTTAATTTCAACCGCCACGGCATCCTGCTGGGGCCGGGGGCCGAGCGCGTGCACCGGGCCATCAATGACTTTATCATGCACCTGAAATGA
- a CDS encoding NIL domain-containing protein, with protein sequence MYSKILILRFPQTEVQKPIVCQLARAYDLTFNILNAAVLPRKQGIMVLELSGDKKNFREGVKYLKDQNVNVQNADQEVKRSKKKCTHCGACTAVCPTGALSVQRPEMSVEFDQQKCSVCELCVPACPTRAMSIRPVNSINFG encoded by the coding sequence GTGTATTCAAAGATTCTGATACTGCGGTTTCCCCAGACCGAAGTGCAAAAGCCCATCGTGTGCCAGCTTGCCCGGGCCTACGATCTGACATTTAATATCCTAAACGCCGCCGTGCTCCCGCGCAAACAAGGCATCATGGTTCTTGAACTTTCCGGAGACAAAAAAAACTTCCGGGAAGGCGTGAAATATTTGAAGGATCAAAATGTAAACGTCCAAAACGCAGACCAGGAAGTCAAGCGCAGCAAAAAAAAGTGCACCCACTGCGGCGCCTGCACGGCCGTTTGCCCCACCGGCGCCCTTTCCGTTCAGCGCCCGGAAATGAGCGTCGAATTTGATCAGCAAAAATGCAGCGTCTGCGAGCTTTGCGTGCCGGCCTGCCCCACCCGGGCCATGAGCATCCGCCCGGTCAACTCGATAAATTTTGGATGA
- the mnmA gene encoding tRNA 2-thiouridine(34) synthase MnmA has protein sequence MKPLTAIAISGGVDSMMAAYRLRQQGHAVIGIHFLTGYETALSSPSTENLSQDRKNTIAAGISELAGRLEIPFRILDLSSQFKEDVIRYFIDGYEKGRTPNPCMVCNPQIKFGALLDFARTLGAECLATGHYARIRTDDSGRCHLLRGVDRTKDQSYFLAFLRQDQLCRAVFPLGEFTKTAVKEMAALNGLKPLSSDESQDICFIKGLSYGEFLARQPNFTPQPGPIADVDGNVIGRHNGLHLFTIGQRRGINCPSSEPYYVLEIDKPQNRLIVGFEKDLGALQCRVTDINWINGMPPPAPLKVKTRVRYRHSAAPSVVTPIDDRTAAVTFDEAEAAITPGQGAVFYQGDEVLGGGWIA, from the coding sequence ATGAAACCGCTGACTGCCATTGCCATCAGCGGCGGGGTCGACTCCATGATGGCGGCGTATCGATTGCGGCAGCAGGGCCATGCGGTCATCGGAATCCATTTCCTCACCGGCTATGAAACCGCTTTATCTTCCCCTTCGACGGAAAACCTGTCCCAAGACCGCAAAAATACCATCGCCGCCGGAATCTCCGAACTCGCCGGCCGGCTTGAAATACCTTTTAGAATCCTCGACTTGAGCTCACAATTCAAAGAGGACGTCATTCGCTATTTTATTGACGGTTATGAAAAGGGCCGTACGCCCAATCCCTGTATGGTCTGTAACCCGCAGATCAAGTTCGGCGCCCTCCTTGACTTTGCCCGCACCCTGGGCGCCGAATGCCTGGCAACCGGTCATTACGCCCGCATCAGAACCGACGACAGCGGCCGATGTCATCTCCTGCGCGGGGTCGACCGCACCAAAGACCAGTCTTATTTTCTGGCATTCCTGCGCCAGGACCAGCTTTGCCGGGCGGTCTTTCCCCTGGGTGAATTTACCAAAACAGCCGTCAAGGAGATGGCGGCCCTGAACGGCCTTAAACCGCTTTCGAGTGACGAAAGCCAGGACATCTGTTTCATTAAAGGGCTCAGCTACGGTGAGTTTCTGGCCCGGCAGCCGAACTTTACGCCCCAACCCGGACCCATTGCGGATGTGGACGGAAACGTTATCGGACGGCACAACGGCCTGCACCTCTTTACCATCGGCCAGCGCCGGGGGATCAACTGCCCTTCATCCGAACCCTATTACGTCCTAGAGATCGACAAACCCCAAAATCGTCTGATCGTCGGTTTTGAAAAAGACCTGGGCGCTCTCCAGTGCCGGGTTACGGACATCAATTGGATCAACGGCATGCCACCCCCGGCCCCCCTTAAAGTGAAAACGCGCGTGCGCTACCGCCACAGCGCCGCGCCATCTGTTGTAACACCCATAGACGACCGGACCGCCGCCGTTACTTTCGATGAAGCCGAAGCTGCCATCACCCCCGGCCAGGGGGCGGTCTTTTATCAGGGTGACGAGGTCTTGGGAGGGGGGTGGATTGCCTAA
- the mtaB gene encoding tRNA (N(6)-L-threonylcarbamoyladenosine(37)-C(2))-methylthiotransferase MtaB, translating into MPKFIITTLGCKVNQYESETIAAALEKSGWTDEAQSAAGAEVCIINTCAVTRKAAMQSRQAVRQALKAHPGARILVTGCYAQTDPDALKKIAGISCVLGHAAKHAIPDMLTSPPDSPGPLAAVGFKPAAAPPFREPALTVPKSRTRPFLKIQDGCDAFCSYCIVPYARGRSCSMPFENVMENIRRLARAGFHEVVLCGVHLGCYGQDLDPPASLFAVLRQVDSDRPIDRLRLSSIEPREISEDIINLTAASKQLCHHFHIPLQSGDDTILERMKRPYSRSFFRELVLKIRAAMPDAAIGADVLIGFPGETEAAFQNTVDLIEELPLTYLHVFPFSARKGTPADTFTGKVPAQVIKSRCHSLRQIGAAIKKDFYRRFIGRTLPVLIEGRRDASGMLKGFTANYLPVGLSGGDNLKNTIVPVRIESIEKDLTLRGTLSE; encoded by the coding sequence TTGCCTAAATTTATCATCACCACGCTGGGCTGCAAGGTCAACCAGTATGAATCCGAAACCATTGCCGCAGCCTTGGAAAAGTCCGGCTGGACCGATGAAGCCCAAAGCGCCGCCGGCGCTGAAGTGTGCATCATCAACACCTGCGCCGTCACCAGGAAAGCAGCCATGCAGTCCCGCCAGGCCGTTCGCCAGGCTCTCAAGGCCCACCCCGGAGCGCGCATCCTGGTGACCGGATGTTATGCCCAGACCGATCCCGACGCGTTAAAAAAAATTGCCGGCATCAGTTGCGTGCTAGGCCACGCCGCCAAGCACGCCATCCCGGACATGTTGACATCCCCACCGGACAGCCCGGGGCCACTCGCCGCCGTCGGTTTCAAGCCAGCAGCAGCACCGCCATTCAGGGAGCCGGCACTGACCGTCCCCAAGAGCCGCACCCGGCCGTTTTTAAAAATCCAGGACGGCTGCGATGCCTTTTGCTCCTACTGCATCGTCCCCTATGCCCGGGGCCGTAGTTGCAGCATGCCTTTTGAAAATGTCATGGAAAATATTCGACGTTTGGCCCGGGCCGGTTTCCACGAGGTGGTCCTCTGCGGCGTGCATCTGGGCTGCTACGGCCAGGACCTTGACCCGCCCGCCAGCCTCTTTGCGGTATTACGGCAGGTGGATTCCGACCGGCCGATCGACCGCCTCAGGCTCAGCTCCATCGAACCGCGGGAAATTTCCGAGGATATCATCAATCTGACGGCTGCTTCAAAACAGCTCTGTCATCATTTTCACATCCCGCTGCAAAGCGGGGATGATACGATCCTGGAGCGCATGAAGCGGCCTTATTCCCGGAGTTTTTTCAGGGAACTGGTCCTTAAAATACGTGCCGCCATGCCGGATGCAGCCATCGGCGCGGATGTTCTCATCGGGTTTCCGGGTGAAACCGAGGCTGCCTTTCAAAACACGGTGGACCTGATCGAGGAACTGCCTTTGACCTATTTGCATGTGTTCCCCTTTTCAGCCCGCAAGGGCACCCCGGCCGACACTTTTACCGGCAAGGTCCCCGCCCAGGTCATCAAATCAAGATGTCACAGTCTGCGTCAGATTGGCGCCGCCATAAAAAAGGATTTTTACAGGCGCTTTATCGGCCGGACCCTGCCGGTGCTCATTGAAGGCCGGCGGGACGCCTCCGGCATGCTCAAGGGATTTACCGCCAATTATCTGCCGGTAGGTTTAAGTGGCGGGGACAACCTGAAAAATACCATCGTCCCTGTCCGGATCGAATCCATTGAAAAGGATCTTACCCTCCGCGGCACACTCTCAGAGTAA